AGTAATAATtacatattaaatgttttctttacttttaattttaaaatcaaaattctgttttgtacatgttttaaatataatttcctGAATAATTTTTTGAGTAGTTCTTAAGGcacaagctgctgtcagttgGACTTTATGGATTTTTAAGGGAACTCTGAATTCATTAATTACAAAGAGGAGGTTCTGTTCCTTCCACAAACCTATAAAAGGTATTCAGTGTTGCCATCATTAATATGGACACAtcaatgtaattgttttttgcATCCAGTTCAATCATTTTTGTGTTGCCCATTCCTTCCTCTTATCAAAGTGTTAATATTAAAGTATTCTTGACCTGAAAAATAGCTCAACAGCACCACCTGCTGATCACTGTGTCTTTACAGCTATGACTGACTTCATTATtcaatgttaaaaatgttagtGCAAGTTTATTGTAATGAGAAGGAATATCAGGAGCTACTCTGTTAAATTTTCTGAGTCGGTTGCTGCGTGATTcactccatcatcatcaccacgtgttcgactgctgctgctgcctctgactGTGAATCTTTTTTTGGTCTCTGCGTCACAGGGAGATTGTCTTTGGAGGAGTTCATTAAAGGTGCCAAGAGTGACCCGTCTATTGtcagactgctgcagtcagatcaGGGAGCCTCTCGTCAGTTCTGAGGACAGAGACAATGACGGACACACACTCTGAAatacagtcacaaacacacacccgtCTGGCTTTGTGCTCCTCACCTGATCCCGTCATCACGACAACAGACAGTCCTTTCATTTCACTCCATGTCTTCATGTTTACATTAATGGATGCTTCTCTTTTTATCAATGTGGCTCCTGTTCTGTGGACTATGACGTGCTTTCAGTTGAGGTCTTTTGTGCATTTTCCAAAGCTCGCTGGTTTTTTCCCTGTTTGCTCCATAAGTGAAGTGCCATATCATCTATTTGTACTGCCTGGATTATGTGCTTGCAAGTATTATAACTCCTGTTACGTTACATTAAGAGGAAACTAATTGTATCACATCATATAATTTGATTGGCCGTAGAGGggtgttgttgtatttttaaacctgggccctatATTTTTCAGGAAGTTTTAGAATTGGTCCAGCAGATCCCTTCATCTGGCAGCTGTGAAGAGACTGTAATGGCTATAATGTAATCCTAGGAACCCTCTAAAAACTTGGTATTTCCCAGGAGACAAGTGTCCACATCTTCTGGTCAGCTCACATTGGGAGTCTCATCATTTGTAACTTtagagatatttttttttttctttttggttatCATCGCTGCTCCTGTCCCTCTCAAACTAAAAGGGTTATTATTTCAATCCAGACAACGATAGAGCCTGACCACATGGTTAGATTTTCTAAAACTGACCAAATCCATGAAACAAAACTCCATTTTCACACAGGGCTGGAACTCTGGTCACTAGCATGAAAGCAATGTCTTTACTGAGACCGTCCAGACAGACTTATGTCCACTAAAAAGGCTTGTTTTTACAACTCACTAGCTGAGGATGTGAAGGGCTGTCTGCATCAAGAACGCTAACTGTAACTTTAATAGTGATTTGATTCATGATAGAAACCCAGCCAGCCAATCAAAATCCATCTTTATTTATAGGGCCATCATTTACCTTGATTTCTGGgacatttcctttaaaataatgtgacaGGAGTGCTTGTAATATTGGTTTCTACAGCAGCCAGTCTCTTTTATGTAAGCTACTTGATGGATTTAGAAGACCCTATTTAAATGGTCTACTGTAACAACTCCATCTTGGTTATTAACACTTTAAGGCTTATATAGCATATATTAAGCTctaaattacaaaaacattttccctgAGACATACTGTCAAATGATCTTTGGTGCTGACAGGGTAGTTTTGATGTCCTTCAAATCATCTGCAACAAGATGTAGCTTCAAAAGACAACAGCTCTTGAGATAGAGTGTTGAATTTACCTGACTCCACCCTAATGAAGAATTTTATAAAACCACAACCTTCTGGgggttttctttgtttctctacACAACTGACATCAGTATCAGGTCATTAAGGAGAGCACAGCGTGTGCTTGCTGCCACCAAGCGTCTGACAGCATCACTGAATGGATTGTGTTTAATagcctcagcctgtcagtgacaaaaacaatcaCTTTTAGTTGAGATCATCATTAACTGGAATGGTTCCAAAATGTTAATAGGactcatttacacaccaaaacatgtagcCCGGGTTTCAAAATTCGGGAACTATCCTTTACCTGTGTTGAATAGTGGCTTATTGTTGTTCAGGATGTCAACAAGCTCTATATGCATTTGGTATTGCATGCGCTCAGTGATATCCATTTTTACTGATATTGTAACAGTTCATGTGAATAAGGAGGCCgtgattgtttttattcctttttatttttgtaacaaaaacatcattttgttttcacacaattGAAATAAAGTCGTGTAAGAAAAATCTACACAAGAAGTCCCACAGTATCCCCTTGTCCTGGACAGACATGATGCAAACTCAACGAGATTCACACTTACTGgattaaaaagagacaaaaaaaaaaaacaaaaaaaaacaataaagtcaCATCTGGTTGAACATTGAAGTGTTACTTTGACAAGTCCACATCTTAAAATAGGTGCTTGAGgggagctgaagaggaaggagggaaatgATGTTTGATAAAGACGTGAATGAACAACTCAGACACATTCATATTCACCCCCCTGCCACTCAGCTGGCGGAGGTTGTATAAATATGCAACTTCTAACGTTCAGCAGGTATGTGAGGCAGAGTTCACTCCAGGGACACGACACAGACACACCTCCCCCCTCCCGCCCCCCCCTTCTTCCCCCGTGTGACTGACAAAGATGATGTGAGAAACTGCAGGTGTCTCTCATGTGTCTTTTCTGGAGTATTTCAGTAACTGGGCGACCAGGCATCCCCATTCATCCACAGGAGAGGGGAGGCAGGTCACACAGGACCAGACCTGACCAGATAAAACCGTGGCAGTCTGGATCAGATCCCGCCCCATTTGGGCTCATAACTCGTCCTTCTCCAAGTCGTCATCCAGGTCTACATCACTGAGATCgtagtcctcctcctctggaagCTGCAGGCGACAGGACCAAATAAAGAGTGTCAGTCAAGATGCAAAATTACTATCAGTAGATCAAAGAAAAATGCTGCTCTTGTTGGACTGTTTGCTTGTTGACACTTAAAAAGTCTCTGTCGTTATTTGTCGTAATTAGATGTGCAGTTTGAAGGGGGTCGAGACAGCTGATTAAATTGCACCAATGATCAACGATCTGATGGTCAGGGAATATTTCTGGCATCAAGAAACTTTGGTTGTAACAAGGTGTGTACAGGTGTCAGTCACTTGAACTAAGTCCTATTTGAAGacctttttaaattatttttaccAAATTCAGGACAGATCTGAGTGATCTGAGAGATGAGTGAAACACCATGTTCTTGTCCAGAAAAAGGAGGTAAGTATAAAGGTATGAAGTATATGTTTAGTTAGAGTGAGTTAGGTTAATCTACATTTCATCAGCAAGTAAGTCAAAAGTAACAAGACATTATTTGGCTCAGATGATGGTTTAAAGATGTCCTGCATCAGAAAAGTGGACTTTCAagcaaaatatacatttttaaaatgtaccaTATTGAACTTATAATACTAGATCTCACAAATCCCAAAATACTATTTATTGACTACACAGGCCAAGTTTAAAATTGAATAAGACATTTTGAGACTTCCAAGGACCTGTAGACATCCTGTGTAAAACAGATCAATTATAAACTGCAGTGAGCTTGTTTGAATATTATTGGAATGGTATCTTATATGTTGTGGCTGACTGAGACCGAGCTGTGATTGGAAAACAGCTGAACAACTTTGTCGTCTTCTTCTGACCACTGTGATGCTGCCTCTCACCTCTCCATCTTTGCCGTCCCAGGGCTCAACAGTGTGTATCTTGGGCATGGAACCTCCTCCAAATGTGGAGGTTGAGCCGCGGCCCACAGAGAGCTCCCTGAAGAGAAGGTGAGGCATGTTAGCACCATCATGCAGCttataaaaaatgaaaccaaatcaatctgaaccaaaacaacaaatctcAGTTAACCCCTCACCTGAGGAACTCGTTGATTCCCTTCTCACTGAAGGAGCCCCTGAGCAGGGCAAACTTCATCTTGCGTGTGTTGATGGCCGCCATAGCGGGGTAACCAAAACCACCAATACCCAGAGAGGCCTCCAGCTCCATCTGCGCTCCAGCTTCAGTCCACAGCCAGCTAACAAAGGCAGAGCAGGCTGTTAGTCACAGATGTAATTAGTGATTCCAAGAATAATCCACGACTGGTTTCTCATCCTTACCCCCACATCTTCTTCTTATACTTCTCCGCATTCTTCATCATCACGTCCAGGTATTCGTTTCTACCTGAAGCACCTGTTGAGACACAATGACAGCGGGTGGTTAATGATTCAAGAATGAATCTGTTCTTGGTGTGATATATGtccacacacaaatattttcaaGTTTCCCAAAAGataaaagtgtttattatttaacatcTCCTGAGACAGAGGTGTGTGCGCTGGGTCTCACCTGTGTCCAGGATGTGTGGCAGGACTGCAATGATACACAGCTGACTGTCCTCACAGGTCTTCTTCATGATGTCTTCACCGAGGATCTGACAGACAAGCATTAACAACATCGGTAAATGTGATGATTCAGTCCAATTCAAGCACTTCTCAGTTCTTGATCACATCAGATTCAAATTCAAGCTCTTCCAAGGATTTCCAGCAGCCGTACAAACGTTGACTGTTATACAAGAGATGCTTTTGAAAATTTTGGGTCCAACTTTGCCAACAGCACCAGCACTATAAACCTCCATACATAAATGTTTGATGCAGATACAGAAGTGTCCTAACCTCCACCAGCTCGGGAGGAGCAGCGTTGTCAGAATACAGATCCAAGGCCCGCTCAATGATGTCTCCACGGGAGCGGCCTCCTTGGTAATCTTCAGGCTCCTCGCCTTTGCGGAAGATCTTGATGGTGGGAAACCCTCGgatctacacacacaaaacacatacattgCTTCAGTTGTGTGAGTTCATTGATGATGCTTTGCGTTGTTCAGAACAGCACGGATGCAGAAAGGAAATATGCATGAGGGCAACTTCAACAAACATGGAGAAGCGTGAGCGTGAAACAAAACTGGGTCAATCTGGAAATGAGCAGAATGAGCCAAGTCAAAATGGGCAGCTCGCTACTTCTGACACATGGACGTGATTTGGATATAAAAAAGTCTGAGACAcgaaccgaaaaaaaaaaaaaaaaaaaggaggaaaatgaaGTCAGAATTTCCTTTTTGTGGTGTAGACATTTTAAACTGTCATAACAAATTGTCCTTTCCATGTAGTCATTTTTACCgtttactcattttattttgagaaaatgttatAATCATCGTCTGGATATGAAAGATTTTGGTTGTATCATACGGGCCCACACCAAGCTGGTccattcttttgttttgtatccACTTGTATAGCAGTTTGTATTAGGATCGGACACCAGTGCACATCATGAACTTATGGATTCTTACTCACCCCGTAGCGGCCGGACACAACCTGGTGCACAGTCGCATCCACAGCTCCGAGGCGAACTTTGCCCTTGGTCTGCTCCTTAACagctgaggctgcagctgccCACTCAGGCTCCAGGCTGTTTACAGAAGAAGAGAGTAaggttaggaaaaaaaaaaaaatgaggatgaTAAACTCGATAAAGAAGTAAATCCTAAGCAGAGAATTCACGATTCAAAAATTGTACAAGTGTTCCAGCGAGACTTGTTTTTCTCATGTCCCATATCCTAGTGAGGCAGAGGGCTTTCATGGACTATGCCAGGTAACAAACTCACTTTTTGCAGTGTCCACACCAGGGGGCAAAGAACTCCACCAGCCACACATCATCGCTCTCCAGCACCATCTTGTTAAAGTTGTCGTCCGTGAGCTCGACCACATCGTTCTTGCTGCCACcgccactctgctgctggaggacaatTCAGTGTTACGTCAACACGTTCAGTGGAGTGTTCAATCTGCCTGATTTTAATATAACTGCAACTTAAAGCTCCTCAGTTAGTTAACTCCTGCGTCTACCTGTTTGCTGTAGCCAGA
This region of Acanthopagrus latus isolate v.2019 chromosome 22, fAcaLat1.1, whole genome shotgun sequence genomic DNA includes:
- the pdia6 gene encoding protein disulfide-isomerase A6 isoform X2, whose product is MRPLVLGLLGCSLVLSVQAFYSASDDVVELNPSNFNREVIQSDSLWLIEFYAPWCGHCQNLTPDWKKAATALKGIVKIGAVDADQHKSLGGQYGVRGFPTIKIFGANKNKPEEYQGGRSSQAIVDGAMNALRSLVKERLSGKSGGSGYSKQQSGGGSKNDVVELTDDNFNKMVLESDDVWLVEFFAPWCGHCKNLEPEWAAAASAVKEQTKGKVRLGAVDATVHQVVSGRYGIRGFPTIKIFRKGEEPEDYQGGRSRGDIIERALDLYSDNAAPPELVEILGEDIMKKTCEDSQLCIIAVLPHILDTGASGRNEYLDVMMKNAEKYKKKMWGWLWTEAGAQMELEASLGIGGFGYPAMAAINTRKMKFALLRGSFSEKGINEFLRELSVGRGSTSTFGGGSMPKIHTVEPWDGKDGELPEEEDYDLSDVDLDDDLEKDEL
- the pdia6 gene encoding protein disulfide-isomerase A6 isoform X1, which translates into the protein MRPLVLGLLGCSLVLSVQAFYSASDDVVELNPSNFNREVIQSDSLWLIEFYAPWCGHCQNLTPDWKKAATALKGIVKIGAVDADQHKSLGGQYGVRGFPTIKIFGANKNKPEEYQGGRSSQAIVDGAMNALRSLVKERLSGKSGGSGYSKQQQSGGGSKNDVVELTDDNFNKMVLESDDVWLVEFFAPWCGHCKNLEPEWAAAASAVKEQTKGKVRLGAVDATVHQVVSGRYGIRGFPTIKIFRKGEEPEDYQGGRSRGDIIERALDLYSDNAAPPELVEILGEDIMKKTCEDSQLCIIAVLPHILDTGASGRNEYLDVMMKNAEKYKKKMWGWLWTEAGAQMELEASLGIGGFGYPAMAAINTRKMKFALLRGSFSEKGINEFLRELSVGRGSTSTFGGGSMPKIHTVEPWDGKDGELPEEEDYDLSDVDLDDDLEKDEL